A window of the Bacillus sp. A301a_S52 genome harbors these coding sequences:
- a CDS encoding Crp/Fnr family transcriptional regulator — protein MPIADKKLDRLSFYDLIPDSMQELLAKEGTEVSANKESIIFYEGEVPKHIYFILEGQVRLTKTSPEGKVFFLQKKKQYDLLGELSIFNSLKYQYNAEVTQEALLLRFTCHQFERLLIAHEELAVAFMKWLSKENQVMMAQFRDLVFCGKQGAVFSILVRLSNEYGQTVSQGILINRKITNQELANYVGATRESINRILKRLIKQKIISVNTKYITIHDLPFLQAHLRCNHCPFEECTI, from the coding sequence ATGCCTATCGCTGATAAAAAACTGGACCGCCTGTCGTTCTATGATTTGATCCCTGACTCGATGCAAGAACTGTTAGCTAAAGAAGGAACAGAAGTTTCTGCAAACAAAGAGAGTATCATCTTTTACGAAGGCGAGGTTCCTAAACATATTTATTTTATTTTAGAAGGTCAAGTAAGACTTACTAAAACATCTCCAGAAGGGAAAGTTTTTTTCCTACAAAAGAAAAAACAGTATGACCTTCTTGGGGAACTGAGCATATTCAATTCATTAAAATATCAATATAATGCTGAGGTAACCCAAGAAGCTTTGCTGTTACGTTTTACCTGCCATCAATTTGAGCGTCTTCTCATAGCTCATGAAGAATTAGCGGTAGCATTTATGAAATGGCTCTCCAAAGAAAACCAAGTCATGATGGCTCAATTTAGAGATCTTGTTTTCTGTGGAAAACAAGGCGCTGTTTTTTCTATTCTAGTGAGGCTATCTAATGAATATGGTCAAACGGTGTCTCAAGGGATCCTTATTAATCGTAAAATAACGAATCAGGAACTAGCTAACTATGTAGGAGCCACAAGGGAAAGCATTAATAGAATTTTAAAAAGGCTTATTAAACAAAAAATCATCTCTGTAAACACAAAATATATTACGATTCACGATTTACCGTTCTTACAAGCCCATTTGCGTTGCAACCATTGCCCCTTTGAGGAATGTACAATTTAG
- a CDS encoding TetR/AcrR family transcriptional regulator translates to MVNTSNAAMTTEEIILETAIDLMEKKGFKAVTTKEIAAESGFSEMTLFRHFGTKQALLERAVETHSYLIDMKAILYDHVSYNLKEDLKRVSETYHKYNQYNYKIVLLSYQERHTHPFIGEQISENPKRLKMYLVDYFKEMQKQGKMVECNVEAQAMNFLWMNLGFFIARHLGGQKVSHMPLESFIEESVTLFVRGLEVRVP, encoded by the coding sequence ATGGTTAACACAAGTAATGCAGCGATGACAACGGAAGAGATAATACTAGAAACGGCGATTGATCTCATGGAAAAAAAGGGGTTTAAAGCAGTTACAACGAAGGAAATTGCTGCTGAATCTGGATTTAGTGAAATGACACTGTTTAGACATTTTGGTACAAAGCAAGCTCTTTTGGAGAGAGCAGTAGAAACACATTCTTACTTAATTGATATGAAAGCTATATTATATGATCATGTTAGCTATAACTTGAAGGAAGATTTAAAGAGAGTAAGCGAAACATATCATAAATATAATCAATATAATTACAAAATTGTGCTTCTTTCCTACCAAGAAAGGCATACGCATCCTTTTATTGGCGAACAAATATCAGAAAATCCTAAAAGGCTTAAAATGTATTTAGTAGATTATTTTAAAGAAATGCAAAAGCAAGGAAAGATGGTAGAGTGTAATGTTGAGGCTCAAGCGATGAATTTTTTGTGGATGAATTTAGGTTTCTTTATAGCTCGTCATCTTGGGGGGCAAAAAGTCTCACATATGCCCTTAGAATCTTTTATAGAAGAAAGTGTCACGTTATTCGTGAGAGGATTAGAAGTACGAGTACCTTAA